cttctggcttgtaggatttttGCCAAGAGATCTATGTTAGTCTGAtcggcttccctttgtgggtaacttgacctTTTTCACTGGCTGccctaacattttttccttcatttcaactttggtgaatctgacaattatgtgtcttgtggttgctcttctcaaggagtatctttgtgatgttatttgtatttcctgaatttgaatgttggtttgccttgttaggttggggaagttctcctggataatatcgtgtagagtgttttccaacttggttccattctccccatcactttcaggtacaccaatcaaacgtcaatttggtcttttcacatagtcccatatttcttggagtggagcctttgttcatttctttgtactctttttttctctaaccttgtttcctcactttgtttcattaatttgatcttccatcactgataccctttcttccacttaatTGAATctgctactgaagcttgtgcatgcttcaggaagttcttgtgccatggttttcagctccatcaggtcatttaaggtctaccctacactgtttattctaatTATCCACTCATctaacctttttaaaaaggtttttagcttccttacaatgggtttgaacatgctcttttagcttggataagtttgttattaccgacctccTGAAGTCtacttctctcaactcgtcaaagtcattctccatctagctttgttttattgctggcaaggagctgcaatcctttggagaagaggcactctgatttttagaattttcagcttttctgctctggtttctccccatctttgtggttttatctaacttttatctttgttgttagtgacctacagatggggttttggtgtagatgtcctttttgttgatgttgatgctatttgtttctatttgttagttttccttctgtcaggtccctcagctgcatgtctgttggagtttgctggaggtccactccagaccctgtttgcctaggtatgtatcaccagtggaggctgcagaacagcaaatattgctgcctgatccttcctccggaagctttgtcccagaggggcacccacatacatgtctgtcagcccctactggggggtgtctcccagtttggctacacaggggtcagggacccgcttgaggaGGCATTCTGTCTCTTCTCGAATGCCGtgttgggagaaccactgctctcttcagagctgtcagacagggacgtttaagtctgcagaagttgtctgctgccttttgttcagctaagccctgcccacagaggtggaatctagaggCAGTAgaccttgctgagctgtggtgggctccgcccagttcgagcttcctggctgctttgtttacctagtaGAGTCTCAGCAATGGGGGACGCCCTTCCCCAAGCCAGGCTGCCACCTCAtggtttgatctcagactgctgggctagcaatgagcaaggctccatgggcgtgggaccctcaaGCCAGTCatgggagagaatctccttgCCTGCctgttgctaagaccttgggaaaagtgcAGTGCTTGGGTGGAGTGTCCCATTTtcccaggtacagtctgtcacagcttctcttggctaggaaagggaaatcccccgaccACTttcacttcccaggtgaggtgacacgCCACATGCAATGGGAGTTTTTAAGAACAAACAGGTAAACAAACATAAACCTAGAAAATTGGTGCTTTCCAATTTGTTGCaggacccagattcataaatAATTCACTATAATACACGTTGAACTGTGAACCCAAAAGGTTGATGGGGTTTTCCAAAAGACAAATGTTACATTAATAATATAGCTGAGGGAGAAACACTGTTCTGACTTAAACTCTATGCATTTTAGACATGACGAATcaggtaaaatatatatgtatctatatatgctaatggattttttaaagatGCTGACAGATTGCATCCcaaacatgtgtatatatatatgtgtgtgtgtgtgtatatatatatgagtaagATCAATGCAAGGAAGTATACAATAAATCAATGCTAAATAAGACGTATAAATTAGATATTCTAGGTTTGGAAGTCTCCCTTTCTGGTTAAAAGCTGCAGAAAATCATGGTAGAGATGGCATTCAATATATGCTTCAAATTATACAAGGAACTTTTATGTCCAATCTTAAAAGCAAGGTTATACAGTATAGGggaactaaatatatattttaaacagtaATAGTCTAGAGGGGTTGGAGTTTAGGTGTATTTATAAACATGTGAGTACCAACTTCATGTGATAGTTGAGTACCAACCAATATGCCTAGAGTAAATGTTTAGACCATATTTTGATTTCATTAAATACCACAATAAACCATTTCACTTATGTCAATTCATTGAATTAGTCTGTTGGTCAGAAGAACCACTAGAAAACTCCAGGAAACTGGCCTTTAAGGTTCAAGTTATGAACTTTACTTCATCATCTGTGAATTGAGCAAGTGACTTTACCTTTCTAGGCCTGAAATTTCCCATCTTTAAAATGTGGATGTTGAATAAGATGGTCCTGAGTTTTAGGCTTCTGCAGTTCCTTGACAGACaagcttccattttattttcaaagatttgTGGGAATCATGctattttatgtttatcttttaaCTTTCCTGAAATATGGGCTTTTATGAGCAGATTTATTTGGTATAAAGGAGCAGTTATCAAATGGAGTCTCTTATTTGGGTGAAGAATCTATGGCTGGCATGATCTAGCGTGCCAGCTTATGCTTATGAATTCTGTGCACTACCTCTGCAAGAAGAAGGCACAGCCAATGggtattatttataatacatagaCTATAactactcagatttttttttttttttttgagacagagtttttttctgtcgcccaggctggagtacagtggtgtgatctgggctcactgcaacctctgcctcctgggttcaagagattctcctgcctcagcctcccgagtagctgggattacaggcatgcaccaccatgccctgctaatttttgtattttagtagagatgttgctcaggctggtctcgaactcctgacctcaggtgatccacccaccttggcctcccaaagtgctgagattataggcattaACCATTGTGGCTGGCCCAACCACTCAGAAATTTGATGACTTTTTTCCCCTTGAAATATCACAATGATTCCAACAGTGAACATTCATTACACACAGCCAGGAATATTAATCTTTGTTCTCTTCAAACACCACAAAGAGGCATCTACTTGTATTTCCTCTGTGCTCATGATAGttcttaaaaatacacacatcacacacaactttgaaaaacatttttaaggtaTAGGAATGTAGAAAAGAaggtataaaatttttaattataaagaacTTGCTGTGTACATATGACTTCTGATATTTAAGGAGCAAGTTACAGGATGTcaaatctgatttctttttttttcttttagagttaATGAGAAAGGACAGGAATATGCCTTTAAATAGAGGAGCAAGATTCTGCAATAAGCTTTTTATAAGACATCAGCAACTTGCTAatagatttcttttctctttgaaacTGTCAGGTTGAAGGCTGAGCGACCCAGTCTCATTTTCTACTGAAGGGATTGTAACATGTGGTTTCTCCACTTTGGCTTATCAGGTTTATGACCCTGTCATCTCTATCgacagctttcttttttaaaaaatcatacactTGAAACAGATATAATGCAGGTATATACATAAACAGTCAATTTCTTTGAGTGGTTCTCAAGTTAGATTTGTCTTTGGGTtgtataaaacttatttttgcaTAATTTAACTTGCCAATAATTATTGAGTGATTCAAGAAACTTTTctattcaaaacattttcaaaattaccCTTCAACTGAGGAAGAACTTGTCACAAAATACTAACAAGGCAAACATAAAATTGTACTTATGTGGTAACAAACATTgctgaaaaggaagaagagtcTCTGAACTAGAAAGttaggatttttatttctattgctaTTATTTTCACTGACTTACAACCAATCTCTGTGGCActgttatttatatctttttctacTTCTCACCTCATATGATAATTGTTGAAGCAGAAACAGTTTCCCAAGTTTGGAATTAAAAAGAATTGCCGTTTGCTGAGTGCACATTGCTACCAATGTTGCTGTAAGAAATAAGTAACTTCTGAATCAAAACATAGGAATCTGTAGCAGTTGCCACAAACCAAAGAATCctcaaaatttaatattttcttatttttgttccaACTTCTCATTCTGGGATAGAGGAATTCTGGGATATCCTATTTTCTGCCTATGATTTCTGTGGtcctttttgttttagttttgtgttttctcAATAAGGAAAACGTCTGATTAAGTACTTTGTTGACTCATTCTCGTTTAAAGGGAGGTGGCGGCATCTTCCCACTGCGCTCTGTTCACTAGGCAGCAGCCTCCGCCTCAGACCGGGTCAGGTAGTTAGAGCCCTGGCGGGAAAGCTAGAAGAGGGAGGGACATGATACCTGGGATTCTTTGCCCAATTTCAAAAAGAGGGTTTCTTCTCAATTATTTTATACTACAACTTTGTTATTTGCTTTATGCAGGCCAAGTTGAAAGCATCTCAtgattctattattattttgatttgttttggcTTGAGACACATgttgaagcctttttttttttcctgttgaatgGCTGAATGTTTGCATTTCAGAATTTTACTGTTAGAATTGTCATGTAGCGTGAGCCAAGGTTCTTTGGTTCTACTAGATTTCGATTTCACTCATACCAATTAGAGGGAGTTCCAGCAGTCAATTTCTTGTCTTAAAAAGCAGTAAGTTGTTTGTCATAATTCTGGTCATACCAACAGCAAGGTTTTCTAAGGCAGCTCCAGAAAACTATTATAGGAAAAGGAATTTTGAAACATGATTTCTGCTGCTGGACTCAATCACTGAATATTCTAAATCAAGGTTTCCccatttctgcctcaatttctcCACCTGGAATATAGAAATGGGATCATATAGGGTATAATATAGAAATGATGTTTTATTGGGCCACAAATATAAGTAATTATAAGATCTTGACAAATTCTTCAAGACCCTTTTTAGAAGATGCACATTTGAAGCTACACTTAATTaagcaaaaattatttaagaGGTTTGCCCCCAAAGCactatttgaatatataaatctataaccatgcttgaaaacattattcttaaAAAGCCAACAGCAAACTGTGTAGAAAACATATTCAAGCATATTCAAGTATAATGCACATGAAGAATTCTCATCAGACCAGCTGAATTAAATGGCAGATGGATATGTAACATCTTGGTACGTGGGCAGATTTAAACTCTAAGTATTCACTTTTATTTAGTCTAAGAAAAGTATAAATTTCCATTGATTTAAATCAGAGTAAACACATAATATCTACATTATTCTACTTTTCCAATGTTTCTAataaggagattttttttctctgatatgAGCAGAAGTATATCAAGTTTAGGGCCAGAAATTTGGACCTCTACATAAAAATCTTTTCAGGAGTCATGATACTCTTTTGGCTATTTCTTTTGCATATGCTTTGGTTTCATGAGccttcctgcttctttttttttttttttttttttttgagacggagtctcgctctgtcgcccaggctggagtgcagtggccagatctcagctcgctgcaagctccgcctcccaggtttacgccattctcctgcctcagcctcccaagtagctaggactacaggcgcctgccacctcgcccggctagttttttgtattttttagtagagacggggtttcaccgtgttagccaggatggtctcgatctcctgacctcatgatccgcccgtctcggcctcccaaagtgctgggattacaggcttgagccaccgcgcccggccaaccttcCTGCTTCTTGATCTGACCTTTTCAGTACCACATTAAACTGTCAATTTCTAGTGCttatttggattattttcagACTGAGCATATGGATTTTATAGTAAGTCGTAACACCATTTTGACTCCTTAGTAACTTTTTCTCATCATAATAGTATTCGCATTATATGGAATCATGTGTATTTTGCTGGGCTAGGATAAGATGAGGGTGTAATATAGAGAATGTGTTTTAAAGCCATTTATGTAAAAATGAGAATCTGGATGAACACCATTGCCGTCCAGCTATTGACCTGCAGGATATATAATGTACACCACTGGCATGGAACACAATCTGAAGTGATTTAGTAGAAAGGATAAAACATCTTTACTAAGGCCCAAGGAGCAAATGAATACTTTTCATAATAGTTTCTAGAACTTAAgcaaagaatattaatatttatgtacatTCTTGTGAAATACATATACCTTTGTTACATCATTTAATACAACCTCTCCAAAAGTAATGTAATAGAATACAGGAAACTGACAATGCAATTAGGAATTatctctcaatttttatttttgaaaacagctCTGGAGTACTTATCAACAGAAGAGCTGTCAGGAACAAAGTGAACACAGATTTGACTTGGTTTCAATTCATTCATGCTCCATCTGATGCTGGATTTGGGCAATGGAAAGTCTGCCTGAGTGCTGGATGATGGTCAGGAGAGGACCACACAACTGTTAGTAGAACTTAGGCGAGGGTCATCAAAGGACACCCCACAACAGCGATCCTATTCAGTAACTCTTGCACAGTGCCTTGGATTTGTAAAATGCTTTCACATCTATTTCCCCTTTTTGAGCCTCACAAAAACCCTTTTGTCTAAGTAAGGTAGATAAAAATACTCCAGTTTTATAGATGGGAGAGCTCCAGTTTGGAGGGACTGagaaacttgcccaaagttacaaAGTAGTAAGTGATAGATGGGGTTCAATTACCGCTCTTAGGACTAAAGTCCAGCGCTCAGCCTCTATAGGCTGCAAGTAAGATGAGACAGGAAATAAATTTATACATTGTGGAAAGCGCTTCTTTGATAGCCTGTGCTTAATAACAGACTGAAATGCTCTGGGCCATCTTAATTACTGAAATATCCAGATGCCGAAAATTCTCTTTAGTGTTAATTATTGATGTAACTACTTGTGTTTTTGTCTGAgggtttgaaaattctttcaaTATTCCAGGTCATTAATAACATCAGATGTGCCAGGAAAAGCACATGGTAGCTTTAAGTTATAGAGTGTggtcccttctctcttcctccgcGCTGCCTACGGAGGTGGCAGCCATCTCCTCCTCGGCATCATGGCCGCCCTCAGACCCCTTGTGAAGCCCAAGATCGTCAAAAAAAGAACCAAGAAGTTCATCTGGCACCAGTCAGACCGATATGTCAAAATTAAGCGTAACTGGCGGAAACCCAGAGGCATTGACAACAGGGTTCGTAGAAGATTCAAGGGCCAGATCTTGATGCCCAACATTGGTTATGGgagcaacaaaaaaacaaagcacatgCTGCCCAGTGGCTTCCGGAAGTTCCTGGTCCACAACGTCAAGGAGTTGGAAGTGCTGCTGATGTGCAACAAATCTTACTGTGCCGAGATTGCTCACAATGTTTCTTCCAAGAACCGCAAAGCCAGCGTGGAAAGAGCCGCCCAGCTGGCCATCAGAGTCACCAACCCCAATGCCAGGCTGCGCAG
This sequence is a window from Macaca fascicularis isolate 582-1 chromosome 2, T2T-MFA8v1.1. Protein-coding genes within it:
- the LOC102146006 gene encoding large ribosomal subunit protein eL32-like: MAALRPLVKPKIVKKRTKKFIWHQSDRYVKIKRNWRKPRGIDNRVRRRFKGQILMPNIGYGSNKKTKHMLPSGFRKFLVHNVKELEVLLMCNKSYCAEIAHNVSSKNRKASVERAAQLAIRVTNPNARLRSEENE